AAAATAAATCCATTTTCGATGCTGTAGTTCTGCAGCAAAGGGCTTAGCGTGAGGAAATTTTCATATCCCAACCCAGGCGCGTCTCATTATGCTCTATATGTTTTTGAACACGGCAGCGAAAAAACCGTTCGAATTCCTTCAATTTGCTCTGGCACTCTCTCCTGTCGACAGCATGCTCGGACTTTTCTCATGACCATCATGATCACAGGACTTAGCGATAGTCGATTCTAGACTCATTCGCTCCACGGTTTTGTACAACCGGCCCTTCCGCGTCGTCTTCATTTCTTTTCCTCTCTGCTCCGTCGTAATGATTGCCGTGCCGCAAACTTTTTTTGATGAGCATTTTCATCAGGTGACAGTGCGGTATCGAATATGGTAGAAGGTTCATTCATTTTTGCACTCAGAATGTCCCCATCGTCTAGCCTGGCCTAGGACATTGCCCTTTCAAGGCAGTAACACGGGTTCAAATCCCGTTGGGGACACCAGCAAATTACCGCTTACGAAAACAAAGCAACAAAAAAGCACGCAAATAGCAAGGGGGCTGCACGGAAACCGTGCAGCCCCCTTTTTCGAGTTAGCTTTTCCTCTTCAGAATGTCTTTTTAACTAACCTTAACCTAGTAGCCTGCTTTGGCGTTGGGGTTGACCTGGCTGGGGAACGGATCCAGGATGCTCTTGGGCGCCCCGTTCCAAATCACATCCGCCAAGTTCGACATGCGGCTCACAATCTGCGCCGCCACGCCGCCGGCCGCCCCGAACAACCCGCACCAGCCCAACGTCACAAAGCCCCAATGCAACGGCGCCGCAAACAACTCGTCCACAAACCAAAACGCATGGCCCCACTCATTGAGCCCCACGTTCGGCAAAATGAACATCGGCCCCACCACCGCCGCCACCAACGGAAACGACGTCGCCTGGCTATACAACGGCAACCGCGTCTGCGCATACAGATAACTCGAGACCCCGCACGTAATGTACAACGGGAACGTCCCGTAAAACGCCACAATGTGACTGGCCGTAAAACTCGTGTCCCGAATGATCACCTGATGCCACGCCGCATCCTGCTCCAACGTGTAGCTGCCCGCATAATAGACCCCCCACACGTAGCAGGCCAACCACCCCATCCAGTAAAAATACCGCTTCAACTCCGTCTTCGGATCCAAATTCGCCAAATTCCGATCCCGCGTCACCCAAATCCACCCCACCGAAATCGCAAAAAATAACGCATTGGCCACAATGTTAAACCGCCATAACCCCATCCACACCGCGTCAAACTCCGGCGTCATCGAGTCCAACCCGTGCGAATACCCAAACGTCCGCTGATACAACACCCAAAAAATCCCAATCGCCAACATCGCAAACCACCCAATCTTCCACGGCCGCGAATCATACCACTGCGAAATGTCATACCCCCGCTCTGCCGCCATAATACATCCCTCCTTCTGTTTATATTAACTGCCCAGAGCTACTCTCTGGACTTCATTTTCATACTTGTAGCCAGAATAGATCATTGAGGCCCATAAATTTTGCCTTAATTCTATCTCTGGTCATGCCGATTTTCAAGAACTTGAAAGGCCATTGCTTTCAACTGTTTAGCGCGCCAGTACCTCTCGCAACTGCGACCCCCGCATCCCCCCAAGTCGTCCATAATCTTGAACTTGCGCGCAGCTCCTACGATCACGGTTAACAGATCCATTCTTTTTGAAGGGCCTAAATCATGGTCTTCTGTTGATATTGCAAAATGTTCGAGGCCATTGATATAGGCGATCGACATTTACAGCATGACGCCATGGTCCAGAGGGCCGATACGCAGTGTCTCAGTGCTTTTGACTTTTGTGACCGTATCAGCCTCGAGTTTTATCAAGACCGAAGGCCGTGTGCAAAGAGCGCATGGCCAGCTCAAGATACTTTTCCTCGATCACGCAGGAAATCTTGATTTCGGACGTACTGATCATCATGATGTTGATCCCTTCATGTGAGAGCACATCGAACATTCTAGCCGCAACACCGGAATGTGAGCGCATGCCGACACCCACCAGCGAGACTTTGGCAATCGCCTCAGTGATGGACACGGACTTGGCTTCGATGTCCTTCGCCACAGCCTGGATGATCGGCTCGGCTTTTCTAAGATCCGCGCGAGGGATCGTGAACGACACGTCCGTCAACGTCGCCTGACTGATGTTCTGGATGATCATATCGACGTTGATGTTGGCCTGGGCTACCGGCCCGAAAATTCTTGCCGCGATACCCGGCTTATCCGGCACACCAATAATGGTCACTTTCGCCTGGTTTCGGTCACCGGTGACCCCTGCCACCGCTACTGCTTCCATATCCGGGTCTTCTTTTGTCACGAGCGTCCCTCTCCCCTCTTTGAAGCTTGAATTGACCTCGACCGGCACGTTGAACTTGGCGGCAAACTCGACCGACCTGGTTTGAAGCACCTTGGCCCCCAAACTGGCCATCTCCAACATTTCTTCATATGAAATTTTGTCGATACGTCTGGCCGCCGGCACGATGTTGGGGTCCGCCGTGTACACGCCGTCCACGTCCGTGAAGATGATGCAGCGATCGGCTTTCAGGGCGGCCGCCAGCGCGACCGCGGACAGATCGGACCCGCCTCGCCCCAACGTTGTCACGTCAGATTTTTCGTTGATGCCCTGAAAACCGGCGACCACCGGAACGATCCCCTCTTTCAAGGCCTCGCGAATCCGGTCCGCCGACACCCGCGCGATGCGCGCCTTGGTGTGGGCGCTGTCGGTCAGAATGCCGACCTGTCTCCCTGTATAGGATCGCGCATTGATGCCCCGCCCCCTCAGTTCCATTGCCAACAGCGCGATAGTCACCCGCTCACCCGTCGATAGGAGCATGTCAAGTTCCCGCTCGTCCGGATTTGGAGTCACCTCATGGGCCAGCTTGATCAAACGGTCCGTTTCTCCGCTCATGGCCGAAAGGACCACTACCACGCTGTGTCCTTCCTCACGGGCACGAGCGACTCGATCGGCGACGCGATGGATCCGCTCGACCGATCCGACGGAAGTCCCGCCGTATTTTTGGACGATGAGCGCCACCGGCTTTATCCGTTCGCAAAGAGCCGATTGATGAACTTGGTGGCATCTCTGGGGGGGAGATTGGTTGCTTGTGCGTCCTGCTCCGTGAAGCGCCGGCTCGATAGGGATGCCCCCTTCCGGCCACCCTCTCCGAAAGCATAGAGGGCGAGCCCCTCAGCCTTGCCGTGATCGCACATGACAAGATACCGATACGGCCCTTGCCGTTCCAATCCCTCGATTAAAGGGCCGACAAGCTCTCGATCAAACGCTTCGATACCGAGAACTTTTGCCTTGGGGTCCGTGCTGTGAATCGCCTCGTCCGTCAAGCCGCCATGGACATAGACAAAGTCTTTCTTGGCGTACTCCTCAAGCGCCACTGCCGCCTTGGTCCGCAAATCTCCGCCGGCAAGCCGATCAAGATCGACCGCTTCCAAGCCGGCGGCAATGCCGATCCCCCGATGGACGTCGCCGGTCGCCACGACCGCCCCTCTGACATGATACTTCTCCGGAAGACTGGGCCACGCAACAGCCCGACCTTCCCCCCATAACCAGATACAATTCGCGGGTTTTTTCCCGGAGGCCAGACGGTCGTCGTTGACAGGATGATCACGAAGAATCAGATAGGCTGCGTCCATCAGCTTCCGCAGGATGTCGGCTCCGTCACCGGTCGGCAGCGCCTCGGCAATGGACCTCCCCAATACAGTTTGGGGATCCACACAATGCGCCCGAGGTTTGCCGTTGACCCACACCATGAGGTGCCGATGGCCTGACCCCGGATAAAATTGAATGGTCTCAGATCCCAACTGTTCATTGATCGCCTCGATCAATTCCCGTGCCTCTTCCGTTTCAATCAAGCCTCCCGTCGCATCATCCATGATCACATGCGGACCCAATTTCTTGATGTCGTCGCCGGGCTTCCCGCCTTCAGGCCTGAGAGTCACCATCGTGCCGCGATAGACGACATCCTGCTCCGTGACCGAAACGCCCAAACTGACCGCCTCAAGCGGGCCGGGACCTTGATAGTACTTCTTGGGATCGTAACCGAGAATCGCCGTCCCGGTCGCTCCGCTTCCGTGCAGGACTCCTTCGGCATGAATGACGAGCTGGCCCAGTTCGCCGTTCTGGGCCAAGCGATCGAGGTTCGGTGTCGCGGAAACCTGAAGCGGGGTGCGCCCCTCCAGTTCCGGGCGGGGCTGTCCGGCCATTCCGGCGGCATGCAGGATCAGGTACTTCATCGGGGCTTCTCTGGATTCAGACCTCTAACAAACGGACAACGTCCTCGTGGGCCGCCTTGACGGTCAGTGGTTGTTTCGACACACTGATGGCAATATCGGCGTCCTTCAATCCATGGCCGGTCAAGGTGCAGACCACCGTCTCACCTTCCCGAAGCCCTCCGGCGCGGTATAACTTCGTGACGCCGGCCACAGACGCCGCCGAAGCCGGCTCGCAAAACACGCCTTCCGTTCTCGCCACAGTCGCATAGGCAGCGAGGATCTCCTCATCGGTCACCAGGTCAATGGCTCCCGAGGATTCCTCGACGGCCTGTAACGCCGACTTCCAACTGGCGGGGTTCCCTATTCGGATCGCCGTCGCCACGGTGTGCGGCTGTTCGACAACCCGACCCAGCACGATCGGAGCCGCGCCGGCGGCTTGAAACCCCATCATCCTCGGCAGCCTGGTGATTTGATTCGCCAGGCGATACTCACGATAGCCCTTCCAATAGGCGGTGATATTGCCCGCATTGCCGACCGGCAATACGTGCAAGGCGGGGGCATCTCCCAGTTGGTCACACACTTCGAACGCCGCGGTCTTCTGACCCTCGATTCGAAAAGGGTTCAGGGAATTGACCAACTCGATCCGCCGCGAAGCGGACAGGTCCTTCACCAGCGCCAAGGCCTGATCGAAATTGCCTTCGATCTGAATGACCGTCGCCTGATGCATCATCGCTTGGGAGAGTTTGCCGAGCGCGATTTTTCCGGCGGGGATCAGAACGTACACGGCCAAGCCGGCGCGCGCTCCGTAGGCCGCCGCCGACGCGGAGGTGTTCCCCGTCGAGGCGCAGATCACGGCGCGGGCCCCCTGTTCGACGGCCTTGGAGATGGCCAAGGTCATGCCTCTGTCTTTAAACGAGCCGGTCGGGTTGACGCCTTCGAACTTGAGATAAAGGTCGATGCCGGGAGCGATCGCCTGAGCCAGTCGAACCGCACGAATGAGAGGCGTGTTGCCTTCCAACAGGCTGATGACGGGCGTCCGCTCCGACACCGGAAGGAACTTGCGATATTCCTCGATAATGCCCCGCCATCGATTCATATGCATGCTCGCTTCATCATTCGTCCTTGCCCTCCACCCGAATGAGCGTCGCAGGCTCCGAGACAAAGGGCTTGCGATTGATCTCCGCGAGGGCGTTCCGCACGTCTCGCTCGCTGGCCATGTGAGTCTTGATGACGACCGGCACCGTTTGCCCTTCCCGACGGCCCTGTTGCAACACCGAGGAGATGCTGATTGCGCAACGGCCCAATTCTCCGGCAATCTGGGCCAACACGCCCGGCCGGTCAACCACCATGAACCGCAGGTAGTAGAGCGAGGAAATTTCCTCCATGGGCTTCACGCGCAACGGTCGGCGCTGATCCTGACGAAACGACGCGGTGGGCACGCGGCCTGCGGCGCCCGAGAGCACGTTCCTCCCGATGGCGATAATGTCGCTCACGACGGCCTGGCCGGTCGGCATCGAGCCGGCGCCCTGTCCATACAAGACGAGATCCCCCACTGCGTCCCCGACCAACTGAATCGCGTTGTACACACCGTCAACCCTTGCAATGGGTGAGGTCGCGGGCAGCATGGTGGGATGAACCCTGGCCTCGATCTCCCCGTTCACTAACTTGGCAATGCCCAACAACTTGATGACGAATCCAAATTCTTTTGCGTAGGCGATGTCCGTCGAAGTGACGTGCGTGATGCCCTCCGTGTAGATCTCCTTGACATTGACCGGCGTACCGTACGCCAAGTTGACGAGGATGGCCAGTTTGTGGGCGGAATCGATTCCCTGGACGTCGAAGGTGGGGTCCGCTTCCGCATAGCCGGCTTGCTGGGCGTCCCGTAACACGGTATCGAAATCATGCCCCTCTTGGGTCATGCGTGACAGGATATAGTTGGAAGTGCCGTTGATGATGCCGTAAATCGAACGAATCGAGTCACCCGCGAGGCCCTCCATCAAGGACCTGATAACCGGAATGCCGCCTCCGACGCTCGCCTCGAACCCCACTTCCACGCCTTTACGGGCTGCGGCCTCGTAGATCTCTTCGCCGTGCAGGGCCAACAGCGCCTTGTTGGCGGTCACGACATGTTTCCCGGCGGCAATGGCATCCAACACGACCCGTTTGGCGACGTCGCAGCCCCCGATTAATTCGACAACGATATCGACGGCCGGGTCGGTGATAACGGCTCCCACGTTGGTCGTCAACAGACCGGGAGGAAGCGCGACGCCGCGATCCCGGACAATGTCGAGGTCGGCGATCCGAATCAATTCAATCGGCAGGCCCACTCGACGCCGAATGAGCGCGGCGTTGTCGAGCAGCACCCTCGCCACCCCGGTGCCGACCGTGCCGAATCCAATGACGCCGACGCCAATGCGCGATTTCATTCCTGCGCCTCGTCCAGCTTGAGGGCTTTGCGAATCCCTCTGACGGCCTGGCGGGTACGATGCTCGTTTTCCACTAATCCAAACCGGACGTACTCATCGCCTCCTTCGCCGAATCCGATCCCCGGCGACACCGCGACTTTGGCCTCTTTCAACAGCAGCTTCGAAAATTCGAGCGAGCCCATGTGCCGATATGGCAGCGGGATTCTGGCCCACACGAACATCGTGGCCAACGGCTTGGCCACCTTCCAGCCGATTCGATTGAGTCCGTCAACCAGAGTATCGCGCCGTCTCTGATACCGCTGCACCGTCTCCTTGACGCAATCCTGCGGTCCATTGAGCGCGATCACGCTGGCAATCTGGATCGGCTGAAAAATTCCGTAATCGAGGTAGCTTTTGATTTTGGCCAATGCCCCCACCACCTCTCGATTGCCGACGCAGAAGCCGACGCGCCAACCCGGCATGTTGTACGCCTTGGAGAGAGTATAAAACTCGACGCCGACATCCTTCGCTCCGGGAATTTGGAGGAAACTCGGCGCCTTGTAGCCG
This sequence is a window from Candidatus Nitrospira inopinata. Protein-coding genes within it:
- the thrC gene encoding threonine synthase, which produces MNRWRGIIEEYRKFLPVSERTPVISLLEGNTPLIRAVRLAQAIAPGIDLYLKFEGVNPTGSFKDRGMTLAISKAVEQGARAVICASTGNTSASAAAYGARAGLAVYVLIPAGKIALGKLSQAMMHQATVIQIEGNFDQALALVKDLSASRRIELVNSLNPFRIEGQKTAAFEVCDQLGDAPALHVLPVGNAGNITAYWKGYREYRLANQITRLPRMMGFQAAGAAPIVLGRVVEQPHTVATAIRIGNPASWKSALQAVEESSGAIDLVTDEEILAAYATVARTEGVFCEPASAASVAGVTKLYRAGGLREGETVVCTLTGHGLKDADIAISVSKQPLTVKAAHEDVVRLLEV
- a CDS encoding aspartate kinase, producing MALIVQKYGGTSVGSVERIHRVADRVARAREEGHSVVVVLSAMSGETDRLIKLAHEVTPNPDERELDMLLSTGERVTIALLAMELRGRGINARSYTGRQVGILTDSAHTKARIARVSADRIREALKEGIVPVVAGFQGINEKSDVTTLGRGGSDLSAVALAAALKADRCIIFTDVDGVYTADPNIVPAARRIDKISYEEMLEMASLGAKVLQTRSVEFAAKFNVPVEVNSSFKEGRGTLVTKEDPDMEAVAVAGVTGDRNQAKVTIIGVPDKPGIAARIFGPVAQANINVDMIIQNISQATLTDVSFTIPRADLRKAEPIIQAVAKDIEAKSVSITEAIAKVSLVGVGMRSHSGVAARMFDVLSHEGINIMMISTSEIKISCVIEEKYLELAMRSLHTAFGLDKTRG
- a CDS encoding homoserine dehydrogenase, translating into MKSRIGVGVIGFGTVGTGVARVLLDNAALIRRRVGLPIELIRIADLDIVRDRGVALPPGLLTTNVGAVITDPAVDIVVELIGGCDVAKRVVLDAIAAGKHVVTANKALLALHGEEIYEAAARKGVEVGFEASVGGGIPVIRSLMEGLAGDSIRSIYGIINGTSNYILSRMTQEGHDFDTVLRDAQQAGYAEADPTFDVQGIDSAHKLAILVNLAYGTPVNVKEIYTEGITHVTSTDIAYAKEFGFVIKLLGIAKLVNGEIEARVHPTMLPATSPIARVDGVYNAIQLVGDAVGDLVLYGQGAGSMPTGQAVVSDIIAIGRNVLSGAAGRVPTASFRQDQRRPLRVKPMEEISSLYYLRFMVVDRPGVLAQIAGELGRCAISISSVLQQGRREGQTVPVVIKTHMASERDVRNALAEINRKPFVSEPATLIRVEGKDE
- the apgM gene encoding 2,3-bisphosphoglycerate-independent phosphoglycerate mutase, with amino-acid sequence MKYLILHAAGMAGQPRPELEGRTPLQVSATPNLDRLAQNGELGQLVIHAEGVLHGSGATGTAILGYDPKKYYQGPGPLEAVSLGVSVTEQDVVYRGTMVTLRPEGGKPGDDIKKLGPHVIMDDATGGLIETEEARELIEAINEQLGSETIQFYPGSGHRHLMVWVNGKPRAHCVDPQTVLGRSIAEALPTGDGADILRKLMDAAYLILRDHPVNDDRLASGKKPANCIWLWGEGRAVAWPSLPEKYHVRGAVVATGDVHRGIGIAAGLEAVDLDRLAGGDLRTKAAVALEEYAKKDFVYVHGGLTDEAIHSTDPKAKVLGIEAFDRELVGPLIEGLERQGPYRYLVMCDHGKAEGLALYAFGEGGRKGASLSSRRFTEQDAQATNLPPRDATKFINRLFANG
- the amoC gene encoding bacterial ammonia monooxygenase, subunit AmoC — translated: MAAERGYDISQWYDSRPWKIGWFAMLAIGIFWVLYQRTFGYSHGLDSMTPEFDAVWMGLWRFNIVANALFFAISVGWIWVTRDRNLANLDPKTELKRYFYWMGWLACYVWGVYYAGSYTLEQDAAWHQVIIRDTSFTASHIVAFYGTFPLYITCGVSSYLYAQTRLPLYSQATSFPLVAAVVGPMFILPNVGLNEWGHAFWFVDELFAAPLHWGFVTLGWCGLFGAAGGVAAQIVSRMSNLADVIWNGAPKSILDPFPSQVNPNAKAGY